From a region of the Vidua macroura isolate BioBank_ID:100142 chromosome 3, ASM2450914v1, whole genome shotgun sequence genome:
- the LOC128805827 gene encoding D-beta-hydroxybutyrate dehydrogenase, mitochondrial-like, with amino-acid sequence MWAAAPLLLLLLLLLLLLLPLARLCRRGAARLEPAGRAVLITGCDSGFGHLLALRLYRLGFTVFAGCLCPGGDGARRLQREAGGAGRLRVLRLDVTRARDVRAAKELVLSHLPERGFWGLVNNAGISTFGETGWLPMETYEKFADVNILGSIRTTLAFLPLLRKYKGRIVFMSSIIAYFTLGNGIYSMTKAAIEKFCDALRLEMKKFGVQVCIIQPGNYARSTKIQPPLSAEEIWNELSEEEKAVYNKEYVQERANFFNSILSEGSTNGNEVVDAMVDALTSPAPKARYMVAKLKEKALVFVCALFPTVVMDSVLSYALSKVKLA; translated from the exons ATGTGGGCAGCGGCcccactcctgctcctgctccttctcctgctgctgctgctgctgccgctggcGCGGCTGTgccggcgcggggcggcgcggcTGGAGCCGGCCGGGCGGGCCGTGCTCATCACGGGCTGTGACAGCGGCTTCGGGCACCTGCTGGCGCTCCGGCTCTACCGCCTCGGCTTCACCGTATTCGCCGGCTGCCTGTGCCCCGGCGGGGACGGAGCGCGGCGGCTGCAGCGGGAGGCGGGCGGCGCCGGCCGCCTGCGCGTCCTGCGGCTCGATGTGACCCGCGCCCGCGACGTACGCGCCGCCAAGGAGCTGGTGCTCAGCCACCTGCCCGAGCGAG GTTTCTGGGGCCTTGTCAACAATGCAGGAATATCAACATTTGGTGAGACAGGGTGGCTGCCTATGGAGACATATGAAAAATTTGCAGATGTGAATATCCTTGGGAGCATCAGGACAACTCtggcttttcttccccttctaaGGAAATACAAGG gacGTATTGTTTTCATGTCCAGCATCATTGCCTATTTTACTCTGGGAAATGGCATTTATTCTATGACCAAGGCAGCTATTGAAAAATTTTGTGATGCTTTAAGACTGGAAATGAAGAAGTTTGGTGTCCAG GTCTGTATTATCCAGCCAGGAAATTATGCGCGCTCTACAAAAATTCAGCCACCACTCAGTGCCGAAGAGATCTGGAATGAACTGAGTGAAGAGGAAAAGGCTGTTTACAACAAGGAGTACGTTCAAGAGCGGGCAAACTTTTTCAACAGCATCCTCAGTGAGGGAAGCACTAATGGCAATGAGGTTGTAGATGCTATGGTGGATGCTCTAACATCTCCTGCACCCAAGGCACGTTACATGGTGGCGAAGCTGAAGGAGAAGGCCCTGGTGTTTGTGTGTGCTTTGTTCCCAACTGTTGTGATGGATTCTGTTCTGTCTTATGCTCTGAGCAAAGTAAAGCTTGCATAG